In Xiphophorus hellerii strain 12219 chromosome 13, Xiphophorus_hellerii-4.1, whole genome shotgun sequence, the following proteins share a genomic window:
- the LOC116730552 gene encoding uncharacterized protein LOC116730552, whose product MATIFGCSTSFLYKKSKALGVPIRGRLAAVTDEDLETNIRQLQSLYPNSGTEMMRGLLHARGLVVPRRKVREMMARINPMATARRWSSAVSRRVYHVPYPNSLWHIDGNMHLIRWGFVVHGGIDGCSRLITYLNCSTDNRASTVLFHFLKATGLYGLPSRVRSDHGGENVQVALVMNLLQGIERRSHLTGESIHNQRIERLWRDVFLHVLEPFYSTFYNLEDSAFLDPSNDVHKLSLHIVFLPEIQSRLEQFRKAWNHHSLRTENNKTPTQIWTERMLANMGANSTATNNVFGENSNAPETLEELLQQHGLWPLPATDAEEVPSVVVEPTQTRLSQQQLQSVNLAVNHISDLKEKYQACCAEIANALLI is encoded by the exons ATGGCAACCATCTTTGGATGCTCAACATCATTTCTTTATAAGAAGTCCAAAGCACTTGGGGTACCAATCAGGGGAAGGTTGGCTGCAGTGACTGATGAAGACCTTGAAACTAATATCAGACAACTTCAATCCCTGTATCCAAATTCTGGGACTGAG ATGATGCGAGGCTTGTTGCATGCACGAGGACTAGTGGTTCCACGGCGTAAGGTCCGTGAGATGATGGCTCGAATCAACCCAATGGCAACTGCAAGGAGGTGGAGCAGTGCAGTGTCTCGACGTGTCTATCATGTGCCGTATCCCAACAGTTTATGGCATATTGATGGCAACATGCATCTCATAAG GTGGGGCTTTGTGGTCCATGGTGGCATCGATGGATGTTCTCGCTTAATCACTTACTTGAACTGCAGCACAGACAATCGCGCCTCAACAGTGCTATTTCATTTTCTCAAGGCAACAGGCCTCTATGGCTTACCTTCTAGAGTGAGGTCAGACCATGGTGGAGAGAATGTGCAAGTGGCACTGGTGATGAACCTCCTTCAGGGCATTGAACGTCGGAGTCATCTAACTGGGGAATCCATCCATAATCAGAGAATTGAGCGTCTTTGGAGGgatgtgtttttacatgttcTGGAACCATTTTATAGCACGTTTTATAATCTTGAAGATTCAGCCTTCTTGGATCCCAGCAATGATGTGCACAAACTTTCTCTTCACATAGTTTTTCTTCCTGAGATTCAAAGCCGACTAGAACAATTCAGAAAGGCATGGAACCACCATTCCTTGCgtacagaaaataataaaacaccaacacaaaTCTGGACTGAACGGATGTTGGCAAACATGGGTGCCAACAGCACAGCAACTAACAACGTGTTTGGGGAAAATTCCAACGCACCAGAGACTCTTGAAGAACTTCTGCAACAGCATGGCCTATGGCCACTACCAGCCACTGATGCTGAAGAGGTTCCTAGTGTAGTTGTAGAACCAACCCAAACTAGGCTCAGTCAGCAGCAACTTCAGTCAGTTAATCTTGCAGTCAATCATATTTCAGATCTGAAGGAGAAATACCAGGCCTGTTGTGCAGAAATAGCAAATGCTTTATTGATTTAA